A window of Limosilactobacillus sp. WILCCON 0051 genomic DNA:
ATATCAACGCTATTGTATTATGAAAATGAACGACTACTTTTGTATACGAAGGGAAGAAACAGATTGCTAGGAATTGGAGCAAAAAATATTGGCATTGATCTTGGTACTGCCAATACTATTGTTTACATTGAAGGCAAAGGCATCGTTTTGCGTGAACCATCCGTAGTTGCCCGCAACAAAAAGAGCGGCGAGGTCATCGCGGTTGGTGAAGAAGCACGTGATATGATTGGACGCACGCCTGCAAGCATTGTGGCGATTCGCCCAATGAAAGATGGCGTGATTGCCGATTATGACACGACGGTTGCTATGATGAAGCACTATATGGAAAAGGCACTCGGCAAAAATGGCGGCAAGCCGTACGTAATGGTCTGCGTACCTAGTGGCGTTACGGAAGTTGAAAAACGTGCCGTAATTGATGCGACGCGGGTGGCTGGCGCACGCGATGCCTATGTGATCGAAGAACCTTTTGCAGCTGCAATTGGTGCTGGTCTGCCGGTTATGGATCCAACTGGAAGCATGGTTGTTGATATTGGTGGCGGTACGACGGATGTTGCTACGATTTCACTTGGCGGCATCGTTTCAAGTCGTTCGATTCGCATGGCTGGCGACAAGATGAATGATGCGATCGCACAGTTCGTTCGTCAAAACAAGAA
This region includes:
- a CDS encoding rod shape-determining protein: MLGIGAKNIGIDLGTANTIVYIEGKGIVLREPSVVARNKKSGEVIAVGEEARDMIGRTPASIVAIRPMKDGVIADYDTTVAMMKHYMEKALGKNGGKPYVMVCVPSGVTEVEKRAVIDATRVAGARDAYVIEEPFAAAIGAGLPVMDPTGSMVVDIGGGTTDVATISLGGIVSSRSIRMAGDKMNDAIAQFVRQNKNLLIGERTAEKLKWDIGSASVEAAKEMGTTEVRGRDLVTGLPQTKEVSAVDVSNALQDVVEAIIEAIKGTLEETSPEIAADVIDHGIVLTGGGALLKHLPEVIADATKVPVFIANDPLDCVAIGTGESLKSIDVMKKSK